GTTTGACACCCGTGGTTTAGGcagtcaaaatgaatggaagtcagtgcagagtcAGAGTCcttaaaacagtgtgtgtgtgtgtgtgtgtgtgtgtacctggtattacAGGGACAAAAGTCCCCAGAATGTAAATTACTACTATTTgagatgaagacatgttttaaagttaggctgcggttaaggtcagggttaggattaggattagagCAGTAGCAATTATGGTCAAGGTTAGAGAGTCTCCACAAatcaatgtcctctgaagtcatggaaagcagtttgtgtgtgtgtgtgatcaatgGCATGATCTGCTTTTTCCATTATGAGCTCCAGATTGGAGGTGTTTGATTTACAGTTTGCTGGAATTGTGTATACTGCAATCCTTCCACTATGTGAGATTACATGAGTTATTCCACTCTAGTGGACATAAACAAGAACAGTGGAGGAGGGGGGTTTACTGCAAGAGATGAGGCATCACAAATAAGTTCATTATAAGTTATTCAATATGAATACTGTCATTATCTATCCCAGATAGAGGAGTGAACAAAGTCAGGAGATCCACTGTGGGCTAAAGAGACAAAGTTCAGCCCCCACATCATGCATGTCATCCCATAACATCTAATTCTTCCTCTCTCTTAGAATGAATGACATAAGATtgtaaaatgatcattttctgaACAGAGTGTGGGAAGCTGCATTGCTGAGCTGTCCGCAGAGAACACTGTGCCCGCAGGCAGAGACCTTTATCTGATCAAAATGGGTATAGAAGCATGCCCTGAATAGAAAGTACCCTCTGCATCCCCCTTGCATCACGCAGGGGCAGCTGCGCTGCTGGGTACCTTACCTCTGGACACAGCCGCTGAGTTGAGCATGGGAGCATTTCCAGCGCCGTGTGCTGCGGACGACGTGTGGACGAGCGACAGCGGTGGAGGAGCAACAGTGCAGCAGCTCACTTTTGGTCCGGCGTCCGGACCGCGACGCACCCGGGACACCTGCTTCGGGGCGGGGGGGAAATGGGACCACGCAGCGAGACGTGACTCTCGCACTGCGTCGACAATGAAGGAGACGGTAGTTGTTCCTGGAGGATGAGAAGACAGAGAacagtggtggtgggggggaagAAAAGAGGGCTCTGATGGGCGACTGAGCTCCACATCGCCGCCTCGCTAACTGGCATCAGCCGTGCGTCTGATGGGAGGCACCTTCAGCTGTGGCTGCGCTGGAGAGGATGCTCTGTTGTTACCCACATGCATCACACcctaaaatataacattttaatgtaatatatgtGCTATAGACACAACTTAACAACTCCATGAAAGTCACTTAATCGCCTGTAGAAAAGTTGCCTAATAATAAACAATTATCAATGTGTTTGCATTTGATACTAAAAATCACATTCTGCTCATGCCTGCCTGCTATACTGTGATAACtactgtggtgtgtgtctgagtgctgtgtttatgtgaagCAATTCCATACTACATTTTTACGTGAGTGAAAAGTGCTCTGTAAATCAAGTTTAATTGATTGACGGATTGATTGGCACTGTGTGTGCCACATCAGAGTCAGAGGTCACGGTGAGCtgtggcacagcgcccccctgaGGTATTATTGGTTTTGACAGATTGTGAGAGCAGAGAGTGCGAGTTTATTTTACATGGAGGCCCCTGGGCGAGGTATGGTCTTACACTCAGGTTGTTGACGAGCTGCTGCACAATGGCTTTCAGAGTTACACTGAAGTAGTGATGACACAGGGGCAAATGATGAACACTCTGATGCTTCATTGTGGGTCTTCTTACCTTCTGCTTCCTCATGTAATATTCTTACTGAATGAATgtacaaaaaacatgcaaatgcaaCTAAAAAGTACAAACagaaatagatagatagatagatatgtttTGTTGTCATCAAAAATTAAAGCTTGCTAGCTAAAATGATGACTTGCTAGCTAACTAGATAGATACTGAATTATAGATAGACAGATACTGTCTTTGTTTGATAGATAGATTTGTTGTCATTGAAAATTATAGCTTGGTCGCTAAAATTATAGATTGCTAGCTAAAATGTTGACTTGCTAGCTAACTAGATAGCtcactagatagatagatatatagatactGTATtctttagatagatagatagatagatactgaattctttagatagatagatactctCTTCGTTTATagatagatttgttttgttgtcattgaAAATTATATCTTGCTAGCTAAAATGATGACtcgctagctagctagatagctcgctagatagataaatagatactGTCTTCttttgatagatagatagatagatagatagatagatagatagatagatagatagatacttaaCTGATCCCGAGGGAAGTTCAAACATCCAGTAGCagtttacagcagcagtgtagGTTAGTCAGAaagtacaacaaacaaacaaacgaggCCTAATAGCCTAAACTTAAACTAAATAAGAAACTAACATATGCTACTTAAATATAGTAAAATCCAAAGTTAAAAAGCAAGTAGCGTTCAAAGTAGCAGTAAAAAATACAATAGAATAATAGAATGCAAAGAGATTATCACCCACAACATGGGTTATAAAATGCAGttaaattatgcaaaaaaaaacctgtagaTAAGGTGCAGAGTGAGATAAATGAAAAAGTTTCACCACTACTTTGATTTACATATATTGACAGATCTCTGAGCTGAGACCATTACTGTGCTCAGAGTGACACCTATGATCTTTTGACTGAATTTATCTGACACGTGGCTCCGAGCAGCGAGAGATGGTCTGTAAACAAAGCTGCAGACAGCAAGGCTCACAGCAGGGAGCAGAGAGCACATTGTTTGACAGGAGGTCAACGAACTAGGTGTCTCCCAGGCCCAGAAACGAGAGATGGTATGAAAGAGACTGTTAAAACAGGTAAAACATCTCATCGGACCACTGAGACTGGAGCTGAGCGAGCAGTCGTATAGCAACGAAAAGACagtcagcagaagaagaaaaaagaaaggggaaagTGATGATCATGACCTGATTCGGGGGCTGTGGAGTGAGCAGGATGTCCTGTGTCTCTAGTTGGAGTGGTGAAGAAGAGATGAAGCCCTGCGGAAACAAAACTGTCCACAATGTGTAAACATAGAACTaaaggagcagagggaggagcagtGGCAGAGAGTCTTTAACCTGAATGTAATAGTGAAATGTAAAGTGATCAAATAGTAATTAAACATAGTTAACCATACATTATTTTGATAATGTAGAACTTACTGCAGTAGTTATTAACCCAAATTGCTGCCTTTGGATTAAATTCCTTTACATTAGTCACTGTAaaatacatccatccattacaGAGACAGTCGGGTCACCTGTGTCCCATGTTAATTTCAAGAGGCCAAGGTCAAGAGGAGGATAGTGAAGTGGTGGCCACTTTGGGGACTGGCGATATGCTTATGATGCACGGCGCACATTTTCTTCCTCTACATACCTCTCCATCATGCCGAGACACACTCAGTGTGGGCCATCCATCTTCAtacagggggaggaggaggggaacacACCTCCATCCCTGTGATGTAATGACCATCACTCAAAAGCAGCACAGTCCCCAGAGTAACGTTTTGGCAGCATTAAGAAGTGTGTTGCTCAGATTGTGTCGGCGCTGTCCTGGTTTTGTTAGGGAAGTTATGCTATGTTGTGGTTTTGGCATGCATTTGGCATTAGATTGTGACATGAGGTAAGGTAAGGGAATTAAATAGTGGAATTACCACCATCTAGTGGAAGAGAAAGATTATAACACGACAGCAGCCAGAGTGTCATCATATCACTCACTACAACAGTGGTGAGTGATTTACAGTAAGTCAGACTTTTGTGATCTTAATTTTAGCAATCAAACACCATCCTCCTCCATAATGCAGAAATGAATAATTATAACAAACAAGtttcttcattaaaatgttcataatATTGGCTGTGAGTTGTTCAGCACACAGGTTCAAAGACTTTCTGTCCCTAAATCCAGTGAGCTAAAAATAACATATGGTATGAACAAGAATATGTAATACACAAGACATGCATGtctaaaagtaaaacagtaaaaaaaacctgttttaactttgagataaaacaaaagattcaaataaaacagtaaaatacaacacagcgTGGAATAAAATAGGGAAAACAATGTATCAAGATGATAATTTTATTGATGCTTTATTAAGAAATTCACGGCAgtgaattaaatgtaaatgcatcaGTCCAATAGTACACTTACATAATTACATATTTCTGAAATAATGCATCTTATTCAGGTAAAATATTTAAGTCTTTTAAGAACaatgttgcatgtttttagagacacagcagcagcagtcattcTTCTGTAAAAGCACAATTGTTCTGGAGTAAACAGAGGGGTGTGTTAAAATTGATCCCCATGCATACGTGGCTGTATCggtgacacaaacaaaacaaagggctCCCTCTCCTCGCTGCAGTTGTTAGTAGAGCGTTACAGTATGGCGAACTTTAACCACTTGTTGCTTGTTGCATCTCTGTTGCAGCTGGCACTGAGCTACCCTTTCATCCCACCGACGTGCTACACCAAGGTGCTGAACATGGCACAGGAAGCCACCCTGTGGGCGGCACATCTGAAGTGGAACCCTCAGACTGTGAGTCGAGATTTCAGGTCTTTGGTTTAATTGAATTTgtctattgttgttgttgttgttgtttaaaatgaaagcaGAGTGTATGTTAGTTGTTTTTAGTAATATGAGAGATACTATATCAATACATTAGTATTCATGTTATTGTCTTGATTCAGAGTTCCTGCATGGCACACATGCCACATCTCTACATTGATGTCCATGTGAGTATTATTGTATGTCtctacaatgactttttttggtatAGTTGATAATTATTTTTGAAGATAAGTCATGAGTTCACCCCtcagtcaaaataaaatgtgtgtagcCAGTTCTTGTTTGACTAACTATAACATTTTCAAGTCTAACTTTGgaggtatttgtttttttcgaACCTCAGCTTCTTTAAATCATGCACACGGACACTAATTGCTACTCTCCCGTCAGAATGGCTGTGTGATGTACAAAATAAGGACCTACATCTCCCTGGTGGAAGGCCTGCGACAGCGACGCTGCGCCTACACCAGGGACATGTGGAGGCTCGGCTCCACTCTGAGGCAGCTCTTCATCTTCATGTCGGAGAAATGCCACGGGGTAAGACGAGACGAGACAAAGTGtccaaataacaataaataaatagcacaaTCGGATTTAAAAGAGGTATTGCTTTGTGCTGTGGTGAATTCATTTTTTGGTGCGGAATCAATACACACAAACTATATACCAATATCAACAATCAATTAGGGtaatatagatatagatacatCAAATATACTCATTATCCACTGGTTAACTTTACTCTAAATCCCccataaataaacatgcagcgatgtcagtggaaacaaactcttaaaacacaaagaaaaacaatttaacGGGTCACTCTGTGAGACATTTCACAGGATTACACCGGGTTTATGAGGCAGATAATAAAATGTTCACAGTATGCCAAGACATCTCAACGGAGAGTTAAATGTTAGTTAATTTTCACCGcagtaattacaaaaaaaaacttcagcaGGGAAAGGCAAAGATCTAATTAAGGCCAGTTATTGCCTGTACATTTTctgctgaggttttttttttcagtcaagaAAAGCTGTGCATTTAATTAGAGAGGACATGGGGTTGAGCTGCTTTCTGTACAATAATAGGGCAACAAATGTGGAGTTATTTAACCAAAATATGTTacctttcctcttttttgtgtAGGAGTTGGCGTTCACGAGCTTTGACTGTGCTGCACTTGAGCATTAACACGCAGgcaaacctgaaaatgacatAATCAGGATCGTGATACAGTCTGGAATCATTTGGAGACATTTCatataataaagtaaatcaaaaatggcttttgtcattgtttctttgacatttacacattattatttcctaatatatatacataaatagatcttttattttctaaaaaacTCACTAACCAACTgtcagaccttttttttgggTCCCTTTTTCCAGAGGAGACAAAAGTGTTCTCACTTTTTAATTGGACAGTGtaatcacagaaatgtgcaacgcaaacacatatatacatgaaaataaaagtacaacaaGTCATTACTGAGATGGAATCCCAGCAGAAACCTCTGTGGGCTTATGTGGACACGTACTGACTTGCCTCTTTGCTTTAGCGTAATTGAACTGCAGGGATTTAGAGAACACGTGATCACAGTTCTGCCGTTAAAGTGCCGACACGTGTCGATGCAAAGAAAATGCAAAGTGGTCAGTTGTCTAATCAATTTGGACAACTGAATTAAACAGAAGAATTAATTACAATATCAGGCACAACTTTGTTAATGGATATTGTTGCACAGTAAAACAGACCACAAGTTGGGCCTCTGAAGGATCATAGGCCTTAGAGATTTTCTTCTGAGTTgccagttgatttttttttcatccttttaGTTAAAattagagaagaaaaaaaaagttgtattacaggggtgtcaaacaaatggcccacgggccagaaccagcccaccCACTACtatattttttggattttgcaGATCTACTGTGATCTGTatgttgtaatgcacatgtggaAGTGGTACATTTAGGCATaaaattgttgaaattgcacttatttttcctcCCAAAAAAATTGTGGTTGTTTATGAGATTAGATTGTTAATGAGAttagttttgtaaaaaaaaatacttcatgaaaatgtaaaaactgtagtttataggttattatgctattattctACTTGTCCGGCCAACCGATTTTGTATgttgtggcccctgaactaaaatgagtgtTTGGGATCCCATAATACAAAGTTTGAAGAGTTTAATGAGCCAAATGTGCCACTAGAGGGCGCAATAGCGCCACGTGTATGCCTGCAGGTAACGAATCAACAGCCAAACTGTCAATGTTGACTGAAAAGATATGATGAGATAAAATAGATTTGAGttatatttgcatttaaaaaaaacaaatacaacaacgcATTAAAAAAGACAGCATTCGACATAAAAGTGATGCAGCAGGATTGTAATAGAACAGTAgatatta
This genomic stretch from Solea senegalensis isolate Sse05_10M linkage group LG13, IFAPA_SoseM_1, whole genome shotgun sequence harbors:
- the zmp:0000001268 gene encoding CYTL1 domain-containing protein, which translates into the protein MANFNHLLLVASLLQLALSYPFIPPTCYTKVLNMAQEATLWAAHLKWNPQTSSCMAHMPHLYIDVHNGCVMYKIRTYISLVEGLRQRRCAYTRDMWRLGSTLRQLFIFMSEKCHGELAFTSFDCAALEH